The nucleotide sequence ATTTGGTTAATGCTTCCCATCCTTCTCCAAATGCTCTGCTGGGTTTCTCCATCCCAGCTAAATCAGCCCAACTGTGAGCACGCCCAGCACCAGACAGAAATATGGATTTATTTCAAGAACCCCGTGGCAGAGATTGAGCAACACTGATTTATTTACAGGGCAGCCATGAGATTTCCTTCATCCTGGcttgtttggtttatttttttttccttaatcctggagggttttttttttccctaggatTTATTGTTCCCATTGCTTTTCCAGATTGATTCCTGGTGCAAGGAGAACAGCTACGTGATAGCTGGATACTACCAGGCGAACGAACGCGTGAAAGATGCCAGGTGTGTTGGGCcaatatttccttctgtttgctCTTTTAGCTCGTACCTTGGACTCTGCCAGCAGCAATCATCCCCATAAATCAGGCGTGTGAGATTCGCCCTGACAACTGTCAGCTGCTTCCACATTGTCTCCGTGGGGCTGCAGGATCAGCCTTTGGTCAGGTGCAGCGAGCCCGGGCTTTGCAGgatccctcctctcctcccgGGGTTGCTATAAAAGGCCACTCTTTGAACCACTGCCAGCTCCTTGAATTGCAGTTGTCAGGGAAAAAGCCAAAATCTGCAGCGTGTTTGCTCGTGCAGGATGGATCTTGGGAAGTCTGGCGGCTCCCAGGATCTTATGGAGAGTCAGGAGCGACCTGATTGTTTCtgaatttcattctttttttcaaagcagtttttTTACATGGTAAAGAAGTGGAAGATGGTGTCAGTCAGGCAGTGATATCTTTTATTTATCACTTATTTTCctcaggattatttttttccctgctggctgACTCAGATTACTCACTAAACAATAAGGGACCTTCCTATGGAGTCACAGTTTAATTTCAGATCTGTGCATTCCATGTTTTCCCCTCTATCTACTGGACAAATCCAGGATTGGGATTAGAATAATTAGAATAAGAGcaactttattttaaagtgttatgccccatccctggaggtgtccaaggctggatggggcttggagcaacctgggattgTGGAAGGGGATGGAATGAGAGcatctttaaggtctctcccaacccaaaccattccatgatgaTCTGATTCCAGTTATTTGTTATTGTATATTCAggctcagttttgttttttaactccTGTGACTTCTAAAGTATCTCACAGGGGTAAAAGCATTGTTTGTCCTTTCCTCATAAATCTGCCGGACACATTTTTAAGGAGAAATTACAGTTTGTTCTCTTTGAGGTTTGAAAGAATATCACAGGCTTGATGGTCTTTTAGGGCTTCAGTTTGATTTCTGGAGATAACTGGCACCACACAGAGATTGTCCTTGGCACCACATTAAGTGGCACCACATAGAGATTGTCACCTTTGAGACATGGTAAAGGTGATTTTGGGCAAGTTTTCGGTGCAGACTGGGGACAAAActaagtttcttttttaaatgcctACCAGGCCAGAGTCCTTGGTTTTGGGGAAGAAGATAGGAGGCCACAAAATGTTGATTCCACATCATGCCAAAGCCATTCCTAAgcccagctgagctccagctgcGGTGCTGCAGAGCCTATATCAGCTGTGGCATCAGCTCCTTTATCTTGTTCCTGTTTGAAGCACCCAGAGTCACTCTCACATCTCTCTGAGCTCgtttcctgctgctttcagctgaAACTCGTGGCTCCCCTCACTCAGTTCCTTTTTCTgctccagcccaaaccaggTTGCAGAGAAAGTGGCCTCCCGGATTGCCGAGGGTTTCACGGACACCGCGCTCATCATGGTGAGGAACTTCCTTCCCCTCGCCCCCCTGTGTGTTCTGGCCCCGCTGCTGGACCAGGGAAATGTTCTTCTCTGGCTCCTTTCATGAGGAATTCAGTTTCTCTTCCCCTCCAAAATGCTCTGGGGAGGAGACACAACGAGCAATGAGGTACAAAGTGAATCCACAGAGACGCTGTGGTGAGCTCTCTGCCACATCAGAGGAACTGGAGGCTTTCTCTGCATGTTCAGGCAGCAATTTCTGTCTCCTGCCCTCCTCATGCAACTTCAATTCTTACATTTAATGTCACAAACAGGGCTTGCTGTGACAAAGGACATTGCCAGCTTAAATTTGCCAGTTTGAGGGTAAAACAGTGGATGGGTGTAAAAtgccctttttttcccaaactgcTTTCGGGTTTATTCCATCTCTtgggctgctgaggagcagacTGAGGTGGTGTTTGTGTGTCCCACGCCAGGTTGACAACACCAAGTTCACCATGGAGTGCGTGGAGCCTGCCATCCACGTGTACGAGCTGCACGAGAACAAGTGGAGGTGCAAGGACCCGCACGTGTGAGTGAGCCGGGAATGCCGCGGGCTTTGGGCGGAGACAGCTTTGTCTGCTCTGGGGCTTCGTTTCTCAGAGTTCTCTGTGGTGATTCCAGTTGATTCCTGGTTCTTTTCCACCCCAGTGACTTCTGTGAGGACTGGACTGAAGCCCAGCGCATCGCCGCGTCCCTGCTGGACAGCAAATCCTACGAGACGCTGGTGGATTTTGACAATCACCTGGATGACATCCGCAACGACTGGACAAACCCGGAGATCAACAAGGCCGTGCTGCACCTCTGCTAGGAGGGACCCTCCTCACCCATCCACGGCCGTTCCCACTCTgtactgaagagagaaaaatgctatttttgaaTGTAAATAGAATTAATATTCAGTACCCGGTGTGGAAAGCTGACTGATTAAAGAGGAGTGGCCTGTCCGTGGCGCGGTGCTGTGTCCGTAAAGCCACGGAATGTCGGTGGTGACATTCCCTGGAAGAGCTGCCAGCTGTCACTTCCAGCTGTCCTCGTGGACGCCATCCCACTTGTAGTGAATGTTGCTATTCCTTGGAAACCAGAACTGCTTCTGCTTGGCCCCACTGTTCCTATTCCAAAGTTTTGACTCCAGCTTTTCTAATCTTTAGAGAGGTTACTTTTTAACGATTTCTGGAAATaactttccaaaaaaaaaaaaaaaaaatcagtcctgTCCTCAGATGAGAGATTTTAAGGGCAAATAGACCACATGGGAGGTGAATGGTTTCTTCTGGCCTGGGTTGGAATTGTAACTCTCTTGGCACAGTAAAATGCAAACTGCTGAGGATGTTCCATGCTCATGTGTCACCTGTTTTGCAGTGCTTTAGCATGACAGAGAGTTTTAAAGCAGTATTCCCACATAGTCTGGtgattcctgctctcctgggcttGGCGAGCACAGTTACTGCCTGAATGTGTTAAACCCAAAGTAAATGATTTATAAAAAGGACTGGAAGCACGCTGCTGAGTTTGAATCTGCAGTTGGGGTCTACAGTGGTGAAATACTTTATTAATTTTGTGCATTTCAGGGGAGGGGGTTAATCAGCAGA is from Prinia subflava isolate CZ2003 ecotype Zambia chromosome 13, Cam_Psub_1.2, whole genome shotgun sequence and encodes:
- the EMC8 gene encoding ER membrane protein complex subunit 8 encodes the protein MKLTTQAYCKMVLHGAKYPHCAVNGLLVAERPPAPRPPQPALFVDCIPLFHGTLALAPMLEVALTLIDSWCKENSYVIAGYYQANERVKDASPNQVAEKVASRIAEGFTDTALIMVDNTKFTMECVEPAIHVYELHENKWRCKDPHVDFCEDWTEAQRIAASLLDSKSYETLVDFDNHLDDIRNDWTNPEINKAVLHLC